The following are encoded together in the Planctomycetota bacterium genome:
- a CDS encoding ImmA/IrrE family metallo-endopeptidase encodes MINRPFNSDMLRLARDIRDMTQGNLAKRAGVSQAFISRMELTNDAAPEMVERVSAATEFPIEFFFQDERYSGLGLSTIFFRKKSTSLQKNVRRLQAEVNLRRIATKALLRDVHIQTKNEFRAYDIEETTASPEEIARMVRGNWSLPAGPIINLTDAIEGAGGIVFRFPFGTTDIDAISQWPDDGVPLFFVNSEAPADRIKFSLAHELGHMAMHRSASESMEDEANRFASEFLMPSSEIKQYLFGIKSLATLASMKPYWRVSIASLLRRAHSLECITPFQYKRFCVQYSQLGYRRGEPNPLPHDTPKFIEALIDVRHQRDGTIAELARQARMSEGDFRLRFVPSNNLRITG; translated from the coding sequence ATGATTAATCGGCCATTCAACTCTGACATGTTGCGCCTTGCCCGCGATATCCGAGACATGACGCAAGGCAATTTGGCCAAGCGGGCGGGAGTGTCTCAAGCCTTCATTTCTCGTATGGAATTAACGAATGATGCCGCACCGGAAATGGTCGAGCGGGTATCTGCAGCCACCGAATTTCCAATTGAGTTCTTCTTTCAAGACGAGCGATACTCTGGTCTTGGATTGAGCACAATTTTCTTTCGAAAGAAGTCCACCTCATTACAGAAGAATGTTCGGCGATTACAGGCCGAGGTGAATTTGCGCCGCATCGCAACCAAGGCACTTTTGCGCGATGTACACATCCAAACCAAGAACGAGTTTCGGGCCTACGACATTGAAGAAACCACGGCAAGCCCGGAAGAAATTGCGCGGATGGTGCGCGGAAACTGGAGCCTCCCAGCCGGACCAATTATTAATCTCACCGATGCCATAGAGGGCGCCGGAGGCATTGTGTTCCGATTCCCGTTCGGTACAACAGATATTGACGCAATCAGCCAGTGGCCCGACGATGGGGTGCCTCTTTTCTTCGTGAACTCCGAAGCCCCGGCCGACCGAATCAAGTTTTCGCTTGCACATGAACTTGGGCACATGGCCATGCACAGATCAGCATCAGAGTCAATGGAGGACGAAGCAAATCGATTCGCCAGTGAGTTTCTGATGCCAAGCAGCGAGATCAAGCAGTATTTGTTCGGAATCAAGAGCCTTGCCACACTTGCATCCATGAAGCCGTACTGGCGAGTGTCTATTGCATCCCTTTTGCGGCGAGCGCACAGCTTGGAATGTATCACCCCATTTCAATATAAACGTTTTTGCGTGCAGTACAGTCAGTTGGGATATCGCCGCGGTGAACCGAATCCGCTGCCACATGACACGCCGAAATTTATTGAGGCACTGATTGATGTCCGGCATCAACGGGATGGAACGATTGCAGAACTCGCACGGCAAGCCCGCATGAGCGAGGGCGATTTCAGGCTCCGATTCGTCCCCTCAAACAACCTACGCATTACGGGATGA
- a CDS encoding site-specific integrase, whose amino-acid sequence MSQSKPSKSDGLSDLDEALVKLAVASPAAAFVRTMSTHEGRRAAASAIALAAQILVPARFKTPGGADRTFGSVSRFAAACELKWHLLGKSRFGELRAALLSRGLAVATVNRVLMSIRGVMKQCWLARRIDAEGLERAREELQAVSGSTVARGRHLTKPEVARLFQACSGPGISDARDAALLALMAVGLRRAEIAVLRMADLDLTRGRLRVQGKGHKERIVHLTGGALKAVESWIQRWRGKLPGPIFFPIHRGGGAQADRAITAQLIYKRLRFRAKIAGVSCSPHDLRRTFAGDALSARVDISTVQQILGHASPATTARYDLRPEETQRAAMDSVEVPFLGQAD is encoded by the coding sequence ATGAGCCAGTCCAAGCCATCGAAATCGGACGGTTTGAGCGACCTGGACGAGGCCCTGGTCAAGCTCGCCGTGGCATCGCCGGCCGCGGCGTTCGTCAGGACCATGTCCACCCACGAAGGGCGGCGAGCCGCCGCTTCCGCCATCGCCCTGGCCGCCCAGATTCTTGTCCCTGCCCGGTTCAAGACCCCGGGCGGCGCCGATCGCACCTTCGGATCAGTTTCCAGATTCGCCGCGGCCTGTGAACTCAAGTGGCACCTGCTGGGCAAGTCCCGCTTCGGAGAGCTCCGGGCCGCCCTACTCTCCCGCGGCCTGGCTGTGGCCACCGTGAACCGTGTCCTGATGAGCATCCGCGGCGTGATGAAACAGTGCTGGCTGGCCAGGCGGATCGACGCCGAGGGGCTCGAGCGAGCCCGCGAGGAACTGCAGGCGGTCAGCGGATCCACCGTTGCCCGCGGCCGCCACCTCACTAAGCCGGAGGTGGCCCGGCTCTTCCAGGCGTGCAGCGGACCCGGAATCTCGGATGCACGCGATGCCGCGCTGCTGGCCCTCATGGCCGTCGGCCTGCGGCGAGCAGAGATCGCAGTCCTACGCATGGCCGATCTCGATCTGACCCGCGGCCGCCTCAGGGTCCAGGGCAAGGGCCACAAGGAGCGGATTGTCCATCTGACCGGCGGAGCATTGAAGGCAGTCGAAAGCTGGATCCAGCGTTGGCGCGGCAAGCTTCCGGGCCCGATCTTCTTCCCAATCCACCGCGGCGGAGGTGCGCAGGCAGACAGGGCCATCACAGCCCAGCTGATCTACAAGCGGCTACGGTTCCGGGCAAAGATCGCGGGTGTCAGCTGCTCGCCGCACGATTTGCGGCGCACCTTTGCAGGCGACGCCCTCTCGGCCCGCGTCGACATCAGCACGGTCCAGCAGATCCTCGGCCACGCATCACCGGCCACCACGGCCCGCTACGACTTGCGGCCGGAAGAGACGCAGCGTGCCGCGATGGATAGCGTTGAAGTTCCCTTTTTGGGTCAAGCGGACTGA